The Balaenoptera acutorostrata chromosome 15, mBalAcu1.1, whole genome shotgun sequence genome contains a region encoding:
- the SIRPA gene encoding tyrosine-protein phosphatase non-receptor type substrate 1: MEPARPAPGRLRPLLCLLLAASSAWSGVAGENELQVIQPERSVSVAAGETATLHCKVTSLLPVGPFKWFRGTGPGRELIYSLKGGTFPRVTNVSDTTRRNNTDFSIRISNITPADTGMYYCVKFKRASPDVEVKSGPGTHLTVSAKPSPPVVSGPAVRVTPEQTVSFTCKSHGFSPRNISLKWFKNGNELSASQTNVEPEGNNVSYSISSTTKVVLAPGDVRSQVICEVTHITLQGDPPLRGTANLSETIRVPPTLTITQHPMAGNQVNVTCQVSKFYPQRLQLTWLENGNVSRIDMASTLIENKDGTFNRTSWLLVNSSAHREAVLLTCQVEHDGQPAVTKNHTLEASAPQKNQDADERVDKADNWNSIFIVVGVVCALLVALLIAALYLLRIRQKKAKGSTSSTRLHEPEKNTRETTQIQDNNDITYADLNLPKGKKSTPKADEPNNHTEYASIQARPPPVSEDTLTYADLDMVHLNRNPKQPAPKPEPSYSEYASVQVQRK, translated from the exons GAGTGGCAGGTGAGAACGAGCTGCAGGTGATTCAGCCTGAGCGGTCAGTTTCAGTTGCAGCAGGAGAGACGGCCACTCTCCACTGCAAAGTGACCTCCCTGCTCCCCGTGGGGCCCTTCAAGTGGTTCAGGGGCACAGGGCCAGGCCGAGAGTTAATCTACAGTCTCAAAGGAGGCACCTTCCCTCGAGTAACAAATGTTTCAGATACTACAAGGAGAAACAACACGGACTTCTCCATCCGCATCAGTAACATCACCCCAGCAGACACCGGTATGTACTACTGTGTGAAGTTCAAGAGAGCAAGCCCTGACGTGGAGGTTAAGTCTGGACCAGGCACTCATCTCACTGTGAGTG CCAAACCCTCTCCTCCTGTGGTATCAGGCCCCGCAGTGAGGGTCACACCTGAGCAGACAGTGAGCTTCACCTGCAAATCCCACGGGTTCTCCCCCAGAAACATCTCCCTGAAATGGTTCAAAAATGGCAATGAGCTCTCAGCCTCCCAGACCAACGTGGAACCAGAGGGAAACAACGTTTCCTACAGCATCTCCAGCACAACCAAGGTGGTGCTGGCCCCGGGGGATGTTCGCTCCCAGGTCATCTGTGAGGTGACCCACATCACCCTGCAGGGAGACCCTCCTCTTCGTGGGACAGCCAACTTGTCTGAGACCATCCGAG TTCCGCCTACCTTGACGATTACCCAACACCCCATGGCGGGGAACCAGGTGAATGTCACCTGCCAGGTGAGCAAGTTCTACCCCCAGCGCCTACAACTGACCTGGTTGGAGAACGGAAATGTGTCCCGAATAGACATGGCCTCGACCCTCATAGAGAACAAGGACGGGACCTTTAACCGGACGAGCTGGCTCCTGGTGAACTCATCTGCCCACAGGGAGGCTGTGCTGCTCACCTGCCAGGTGGAGCATGACGGACAGCCGGCGGTCACCAAAAACCATACGCTGGAGGCCTCTGCTCCCCAGAAGAACCAGGATGCAGACGAACGTGTGG ACAAGGCTGACAACTGGAACAGTATCTTCATCGTGGTGGGCGTAGTATGTGCCCTGCTGGTGGCCCTGCTGATCGCCGCCCTCTACCTCCTCCGAATCAGACAGAAGAAAG ccAAGGGCTCCACTTCTTCTACACG GTTGCATGAGCCCGAGAAGAACACTAGAGAAACAACCCAG ATCCAGGACAACAACGACATCACATATGCAGACCTGAACCTGCCCAAGGGGAAGAAGTCCACCCCCAAGGCCGACGAACCCAACAACCACACGGAGTATGCCAGCATTCAGGCCCGCCCACCACCTGTGTCTGAGGACACCCTCACCTACGCCGACCTGGACATGGTCCACCTCAACCGAAACCCCAAGCAGCCAGCCCCCAAGCCTGAGCCATCCTACTCAGAGTACGCCAGTGTCCAGGTCCAGAGGAAGTGA